In Asanoa sp. WMMD1127, one genomic interval encodes:
- a CDS encoding IS5 family transposase (programmed frameshift), giving the protein MSGVGRGELTDKAWAVIGPLLPEPGRRSGRWRDHRQVINGILWKLRTGAPWRDLPERYGPWKTCHERLRRWTTDGTWELILARAQVYDDGQPVEWIISVDSSVVRAHQHAAGARKKGDLPGGVAIPAADGEALGRSRGGLSTKIHLAVDGRGRPLSVLLTAGQAGDNPLLFPLLDAIAVHTSGRGRARKKPRMLIADKAYAHDPTRSGLRRRGIPHTIPERSDQVARRAAKGSRGGRPPTFDPHVYRQRNVVERCFNRLKQWRALATRFAKRAALYRSSLLLVAALIWLR; this is encoded by the exons GTGTCGGGTGTAGGTCGTGGTGAGTTGACGGACAAGGCTTGGGCGGTGATCGGGCCGTTGCTGCCCGAGCCTGGTCGTCGGTCCGGGCGGTGGCGTGATCACCGTCAGGTGATCAACGGGATCTTGTGGAAGTTGCGGACCGGGGCGCCCTGGCGGGATTTGCCGGAACGCTACGGGCCGTGGAAAACCTGCCACGAGCGGCTGCGGCGGTGGACCACGGACGGCACCTGGGAACTGATCCTGGCCCGGGCGCAGGTCTACGACGACGGCCAACCAGTCGAATGGATCATCAGCGTGGACTCCAGTGTTGTGCGTGCCCACCAGCACGCCGCCGGGGCACGCAAAAAAGGGGATCTGCCGG GTGGTGTGGCCATACCAGCGGCGGATGGTGAGGCGTTGGGCCGGTCCCGGGGCGGCCTGAGCACCAAAATCCACCTCGCGGTCGACGGCCGCGGGCGGCCGTTGTCGGTGTTGCTGACCGCCGGGCAAGCCGGTGACAATCCGCTGTTGTTCCCGCTGCTGGACGCCATCGCGGTCCACACGTCTGGACGCGGTCGGGCGCGTAAGAAGCCGCGGATGCTGATCGCGGACAAGGCCTACGCCCATGACCCGACCCGCAGCGGGCTACGCCGGCGCGGTATCCCACACACCATCCCGGAACGGTCCGACCAGGTCGCCCGCCGGGCTGCCAAAGGCAGCCGCGGCGGACGCCCACCCACGTTCGACCCGCACGTCTACCGACAACGCAACGTCGTGGAACGCTGCTTCAACCGGCTCAAACAATGGCGTGCCTTGGCCACCCGCTTCGCCAAACGCGCCGCCCTCTACCGGTCAAGCCTGCTCCTCGTCGCCGCGTTGATCTGGCTCCGATGA
- a CDS encoding winged helix-turn-helix domain-containing protein — translation MPHRPSYLDIVDDIRQQIVSGQLAPGATLPTCREMCVTYQVSRQTVGSAMIVLRTQGLIVGHQGRAVYVTADPHRIPSAANPAGSESPHA, via the coding sequence ATGCCCCACCGGCCGAGCTACCTGGACATCGTCGACGACATCCGCCAGCAGATAGTCAGCGGCCAGCTAGCCCCCGGCGCCACGCTCCCCACCTGCCGCGAGATGTGCGTGACCTACCAGGTAAGCCGCCAGACCGTCGGGAGCGCGATGATCGTCCTCCGCACGCAAGGCCTGATCGTCGGCCACCAAGGGCGCGCGGTCTACGTAACGGCGGACCCCCATCGCATTCCATCGGCCGCGAACCCCGCGGGCAGCGAATCGCCGCACGCCTGA
- a CDS encoding PHB depolymerase family esterase — protein sequence MRLPKALHALWIVAAAAVVAATLLVASPARAASLTEVTNFGANPGNLRMYLYVPDRVAARPGLLVAVHYCTGSGPAFYNGTEYARLADQYGYIVVYPSVTASDGCFDVASTATLTHNGGSDSLSIVSMTRYVQQNYNADPARTFVTGVSSGAMMTNVLLGAYPDVFRAGSAFAGVPFGCFAGPSKWNSQCAQGQLTRTPQQWGDLVRNAYPGYTGPRPRVQLWHGTNDETLSYVNFGEAVKQWTNVHGLSQTPTSTDSPQSGWTRTRYANSSGQVQVEAISMANTSHNLPVPASAVIAFFGLNTAGPSNPPTSDPPTGGPTTPPPGPGPGPGQGGCTAAFRVTSSWQGGYVAAVRVTAGGTAINGWRVSLPLPAGSTVVNSWSGQFSGTGATTQVSNVSYNGRLAANTATEFGFQANGTAPTTPALTCTAL from the coding sequence ATGAGGCTTCCCAAGGCACTGCATGCTCTCTGGATCGTGGCGGCCGCCGCCGTCGTGGCGGCAACTCTGCTCGTGGCGTCGCCGGCCCGGGCCGCGTCCCTGACCGAGGTCACCAACTTCGGCGCCAACCCCGGCAACCTCCGGATGTACCTCTACGTCCCCGACCGCGTCGCCGCCCGCCCGGGGCTGTTGGTCGCCGTCCACTACTGCACCGGCAGCGGGCCGGCCTTCTACAACGGCACCGAGTACGCGCGCCTCGCCGACCAGTACGGCTACATCGTCGTCTATCCCTCCGTCACCGCCAGCGACGGGTGTTTCGACGTCGCCTCGACCGCCACCCTGACCCACAACGGCGGCAGCGACTCGTTGAGCATCGTTTCGATGACGCGGTACGTGCAGCAGAACTACAACGCCGACCCCGCGCGCACGTTCGTCACCGGCGTCTCCTCCGGGGCCATGATGACCAATGTGCTGCTGGGCGCCTACCCCGACGTGTTCCGGGCCGGCTCGGCGTTCGCGGGCGTACCCTTCGGTTGTTTCGCCGGTCCGTCCAAATGGAACAGTCAGTGCGCGCAGGGCCAACTCACCCGCACACCGCAGCAGTGGGGCGACCTGGTCCGCAACGCCTATCCGGGCTACACCGGCCCACGACCGCGGGTGCAGCTGTGGCACGGGACCAACGACGAGACGCTGTCGTACGTCAACTTCGGCGAAGCCGTCAAACAGTGGACCAACGTGCACGGGCTGAGCCAGACGCCGACCTCGACCGACAGCCCGCAGTCGGGCTGGACCCGCACCCGCTATGCCAACAGCTCGGGTCAGGTGCAGGTCGAGGCGATCAGCATGGCCAACACCTCGCACAACCTGCCCGTGCCGGCGTCGGCCGTGATCGCCTTCTTCGGCCTCAACACCGCCGGCCCGTCGAACCCGCCCACCTCCGACCCACCGACCGGCGGCCCCACCACGCCGCCACCCGGCCCCGGTCCCGGTCCAGGCCAGGGCGGCTGCACCGCGGCGTTCCGGGTGACGAGCTCCTGGCAGGGCGGGTACGTGGCCGCCGTCCGCGTCACCGCCGGCGGCACCGCCATCAACGGCTGGCGGGTTAGCCTGCCGCTGCCGGCGGGCTCCACCGTCGTCAACTCCTGGAGCGGCCAGTTCTCCGGCACCGGCGCCACCACTCAGGTGTCCAATGTGTCCTACAACGGCCGCCTGGCGGCGAACACGGCCACCGAGTTCGGCTTCCAGGCCAACGGCACCGCACCCACCACCCCGGCGCTGACCTGCACCGCACTCTGA
- a CDS encoding DUF899 family protein, whose protein sequence is MSDQTPDPALPPVVDRKTWQEAREALLAREKAHTREGDAIAAARRRLPMVEVDASIEVIGPDGPVTILDVFEGRKQLIAYYHAWWPGRPAAEQCEGCTFFNSQIRELSYIHSRDATYAVLCKGPFEESIRYRDFLGLDMPWYSAAETAPQLLEGRDWQRHHLVFYVRDGERVFETYYTGGRGVEIMTPTHGLWDMTVYGRQEAWEDSPEGWPQGWGDARNPEVWRTNGRPIVQWSRIEAGRSDDLTAR, encoded by the coding sequence ATGAGCGACCAGACACCGGACCCGGCCCTTCCACCCGTGGTGGACAGGAAGACCTGGCAGGAGGCGCGCGAGGCACTGTTGGCACGGGAGAAGGCACACACCCGCGAGGGCGACGCGATCGCCGCGGCCCGCCGGCGCCTGCCGATGGTCGAGGTCGACGCGAGCATCGAGGTCATCGGCCCCGACGGCCCGGTCACGATCCTCGACGTCTTCGAGGGCCGCAAGCAGCTGATCGCCTATTACCACGCGTGGTGGCCGGGCCGACCGGCCGCGGAGCAGTGCGAGGGCTGCACGTTCTTCAACAGCCAGATCCGCGAGCTGTCCTACATCCATTCACGCGACGCCACGTACGCCGTGCTCTGCAAGGGTCCGTTCGAGGAGAGCATCCGCTATCGGGACTTCCTGGGCCTCGACATGCCGTGGTACTCGGCCGCCGAGACGGCGCCGCAACTTCTCGAAGGCCGTGACTGGCAGCGCCACCACCTGGTCTTCTACGTCCGCGACGGCGAGCGCGTGTTCGAGACCTACTACACGGGCGGCCGCGGCGTCGAGATCATGACACCGACGCACGGCCTGTGGGACATGACGGTCTACGGCCGCCAGGAGGCGTGGGAGGACTCCCCGGAGGGCTGGCCGCAGGGCTGGGGAGACGCGCGCAACCCCGAGGTCTGGCGCACGAACGGCCGCCCGATCGTGCAATGGTCCCGCATCGAGGCCGGCCGCTCCGACGACCTGACCGCACGCTGA
- a CDS encoding aldehyde dehydrogenase family protein, producing MRLHHWIDGTPAAAATDATIDVVNPANGEIAGVIPAGTEADVDRAVAVAKAAFPAWSATEPNHRAEIVQRIGNGLDARRDQLAAAITAEMGAPAALARTAHIDFPTAVAESFADLAATFEWTKRIGNSQVVREPIGVVGAITPWNFPLQQVMSKIAPALIAGDTVVLKPSELAPLTAGILAEISKEAGLPPGVLNVVHGTGPVVGEAISAHPDIDMISFTGSTRAGKRIGAVAAQTVKRVALELGGKGANVILAGADLSSAVEVALGRAFVNGGQVCGSWPRLLVPADRHDEIVELAVEAARKYTVGDPNDPTTVIGPLATEAHRQKVDGYIRRGIEDGATLVFGGPGHPDGLTHGAYARPTIFADVDPYSVVAQEEIFGPVLTITRYADEDEAVAIANATAYGLTGGVFGPAHRALAVASRMRAGQIDVNGGHWNALAPFGGYKQSGNGREFGAMGLEEFLETKAIQLP from the coding sequence ATGAGACTCCATCACTGGATCGACGGCACCCCGGCGGCGGCCGCCACCGACGCCACCATCGATGTCGTCAACCCCGCCAACGGCGAGATCGCCGGCGTGATCCCGGCCGGCACCGAGGCGGACGTCGACCGCGCCGTCGCCGTCGCGAAGGCCGCCTTCCCGGCCTGGTCGGCGACCGAGCCCAACCACCGAGCCGAGATCGTGCAGCGGATCGGCAACGGCCTAGACGCCCGCCGCGACCAGCTCGCCGCCGCCATCACCGCCGAGATGGGCGCGCCCGCCGCCCTCGCCCGCACCGCCCACATCGACTTCCCCACGGCGGTCGCGGAGTCGTTCGCCGACCTGGCCGCCACCTTCGAATGGACCAAGAGGATCGGCAACTCCCAGGTCGTACGCGAGCCCATCGGGGTCGTCGGCGCCATCACCCCGTGGAACTTCCCGCTCCAGCAGGTCATGTCGAAGATCGCGCCGGCCCTGATCGCCGGCGACACCGTGGTGCTCAAGCCCTCGGAGCTCGCACCCCTCACGGCCGGCATCCTCGCGGAGATCAGCAAGGAGGCGGGCCTGCCGCCCGGCGTCCTCAATGTGGTCCACGGGACCGGCCCGGTCGTCGGCGAAGCCATCTCGGCCCATCCCGACATCGACATGATCTCGTTCACCGGATCGACCCGTGCCGGCAAGCGGATCGGCGCCGTCGCCGCCCAGACGGTCAAGCGGGTCGCGCTCGAGCTCGGCGGCAAGGGCGCCAACGTGATCCTGGCGGGCGCCGACCTGTCCAGCGCGGTCGAGGTGGCTCTGGGTCGGGCCTTCGTCAACGGCGGCCAGGTCTGCGGCTCGTGGCCACGGCTGCTCGTACCCGCCGATCGGCATGACGAGATCGTCGAGCTGGCGGTCGAAGCGGCGCGGAAATACACGGTCGGCGACCCGAACGACCCCACCACCGTGATCGGCCCGCTGGCCACCGAGGCGCACCGGCAGAAGGTCGACGGCTACATCCGGCGCGGCATCGAGGACGGCGCCACGCTCGTCTTCGGCGGCCCGGGCCACCCCGACGGCCTCACCCACGGTGCGTACGCCCGACCGACGATCTTCGCCGACGTCGACCCGTACTCCGTGGTCGCGCAAGAGGAGATCTTCGGTCCGGTTCTGACCATCACGCGGTACGCCGACGAGGACGAAGCGGTCGCGATCGCCAACGCCACGGCGTACGGGCTGACGGGTGGGGTCTTCGGCCCGGCGCACCGCGCGCTCGCCGTGGCCAGCAGGATGCGCGCCGGCCAGATCGACGTCAACGGCGGCCACTGGAACGCGCTGGCCCCGTTCGGCGGCTACAAGCAGTCGGGCAACGGGCGCGAGTTCGGCGCGATGGGGCTGGAGGAGTTCCTGGAGACCAAGGCGATCCAACTACCGTAG
- a CDS encoding alpha/beta hydrolase, protein MRSTKRVNGVELCVETFGESTDPPVLLIGVTMLSWPDEFCAALAGRHVVRYDLRDAGESTYVDPDAPAYDLRDLVSDAAALIDALGLGRAHVVGLGVGGFVAQLLALDHPDRVASLTLISTRPVAPGPVDPDLPEHAPEVMANLFERPQPDWTDRESVVDYMTEGGRLMAGSRGFTEADVRATAGRVFDRAGRSAKAQRASHLGTMFAAIDSGPRWRERLGEITVPTLVVHGDEDPFFPHGNGVALAAEIPHATLLTLPGIGQGLPRVAWPVVADALLRHTA, encoded by the coding sequence GTGAGATCCACGAAGCGCGTCAACGGGGTCGAGCTGTGCGTCGAGACGTTCGGTGAGTCGACCGATCCACCCGTGCTGCTCATCGGGGTGACCATGCTGAGCTGGCCGGACGAGTTCTGTGCGGCGCTGGCCGGGCGGCACGTGGTGCGCTACGACCTGCGGGACGCGGGCGAGTCGACCTACGTCGACCCGGACGCGCCCGCATACGACCTGCGTGACCTGGTGAGCGACGCCGCCGCGCTGATCGACGCGCTCGGCCTCGGGCGCGCCCACGTCGTCGGGCTCGGCGTCGGCGGCTTCGTCGCCCAGCTGCTCGCTCTCGACCACCCCGACCGGGTCGCCTCGCTGACCCTGATCTCCACCCGGCCGGTCGCGCCCGGCCCGGTCGATCCCGACCTGCCGGAGCACGCGCCGGAGGTGATGGCCAACCTCTTCGAGCGGCCACAGCCCGACTGGACCGATCGCGAGAGCGTCGTCGACTACATGACGGAAGGCGGCCGGCTGATGGCGGGCTCGCGCGGCTTCACCGAGGCCGACGTCCGTGCGACCGCGGGTCGGGTCTTCGACCGGGCCGGCCGATCCGCGAAAGCGCAGCGGGCCAGCCATCTGGGCACCATGTTCGCGGCCATCGACAGCGGGCCGCGGTGGCGCGAGCGGCTCGGCGAGATCACCGTGCCCACGCTGGTGGTGCACGGCGACGAGGATCCGTTCTTCCCGCACGGCAACGGCGTCGCGCTGGCCGCGGAGATTCCCCACGCCACCTTGCTGACGCTGCCCGGCATCGGCCAGGGGCTCCCCCGGGTCGCCTGGCCGGTGGTGGCGGACGCGCTGTTACGTCACACCGCGTAG
- a CDS encoding helix-turn-helix transcriptional regulator, with protein MDRAGLASFLRTRRAAVQPEDVGLPRGRRRRTGGLRREEVAARSGVSTDYYSRIEQQRGPHPSRQVLGAIAAGLRLTAEERDHLYRLGGYPSPPRPGGDRVNPGMREVFAGLSGAAAQVVGDLGETLTQTPLAVLLLGDQTVHTGLSGSLHYRWFTDPTSRLLYPIAEHDRHSRLIVADLRRSYTRSGPDSRAGAVVRALLDRSAEFAAIWREHPVAAADCGVKRIDHPTLGRLDLNCQILLDPDHSQSLQVLTPVPGTGTAEKLTLLAAPAS; from the coding sequence ATGGATCGCGCCGGCTTGGCCTCGTTTCTCCGCACGCGGCGGGCGGCCGTGCAACCGGAGGACGTGGGGTTGCCGCGCGGCCGTCGCCGCCGCACGGGCGGGTTGCGCCGCGAGGAGGTGGCGGCGCGCAGCGGCGTGTCGACGGATTACTACAGCCGCATCGAGCAGCAGCGCGGCCCGCACCCGTCGCGCCAGGTGCTCGGGGCGATCGCCGCCGGCCTGCGGCTGACGGCCGAGGAGCGGGACCACCTGTACCGGCTGGGCGGCTACCCGTCGCCGCCCCGGCCCGGTGGTGACCGCGTCAATCCGGGGATGCGCGAGGTGTTCGCGGGCCTGTCCGGCGCGGCGGCCCAGGTGGTCGGCGACCTGGGCGAAACGCTGACGCAGACGCCGCTCGCCGTTCTGTTGCTGGGTGACCAGACCGTCCACACCGGACTGTCTGGCAGCCTGCACTACCGCTGGTTCACGGACCCCACGTCAAGGCTGCTGTACCCGATCGCGGAGCACGACCGACACAGCCGCCTGATCGTGGCGGACCTGCGGCGTTCCTACACCCGCTCGGGCCCGGACTCCCGCGCCGGCGCAGTGGTGCGGGCGTTGCTGGACCGCAGCGCGGAGTTCGCTGCGATCTGGCGTGAGCATCCGGTAGCGGCGGCGGACTGCGGCGTGAAACGCATCGACCACCCGACTTTGGGCCGCCTGGACCTGAACTGTCAGATCCTCCTGGACCCAGACCACTCCCAGTCCCTGCAGGTCCTCACCCCGGTCCCTGGCACGGGCACAGCAGAAAAGCTCACCCTCCTCGCGGCCCCAGCCAGCTAG
- a CDS encoding BTAD domain-containing putative transcriptional regulator — MRIQALGPVRIWDGAQWAPITATHLRIVLAVLLAEPGRPVPRDRLVHEIWGERPTRTAASAVNGYVMRLRRLLRAGEAGEVVSRAAGYELVTDADAVDIQIFERMVRSGRRYVAEGRMADAARQLSGALALWRGAALADVPPTLTVAAEAARLEQLRLAALEERFGAQLAMGQHTEIVEDLATLAREHPLRERLSRHLMIALYRCGRRAEALEAYRRVRDVLVTETGIEPGPELRDLEHAVLTDDRTLAAPTVAPVTPAQLPAAVVDFAGRHDVFATLDALAARRPAPPVVIAGLAGAGKTAAAVQWGHSTRDRFPDGQLCLDLRGASARPPVAPMEALAHFLHALGVAPDEIPGELDEAVGLWRSVTAVRRILVVLDNAATADQVRPLLPGGPGCMVVVTSRDQLRGLTAREGAVGLELGVLAPDEAVELVGKLVPGATEAEAAELARLCGHLPLAVRIAAANLNAGLIPIGHYNWRLAAGDRLDALGVPGDATTATATAFDLSYEAQPPAARRLFGLLGAAPGDTVTVPTAAAVAGGSPAEVEPLLDTLARNHLLDQVAPGRYRWHDLVRLYARRRGDVADRDPALDRLYDHYLSTMDAAADLLYPHVVRLPLPPTVDPTRRVAFGGAADASHWLDSERDNMIAAIMAAGPAHREAAWRLTDHLRWHLDFTAPSAEWLPVTEAALAYARADDDPLGQAAAHLSRATVLLARCHYPQALDDFQRALDFARDGGWAEGQTSALSNLAHVAFETGQLDLAARYSLEALDLDTRIGRLAGQLARLANLGNIRLQQGRLTEAVAYCRRVIDLETTIGEWHGQGTAHGCLGEAYLLLGRRAEALTNLEAALATHRRAGARSNEADILRLLAVAHPDPVEAQALATEALRICREVGDRWVEAHALLAQAELDLRAGDADLAIVHLRQVLAQSRGDGARHAEAQALIGLAKAHRLRGADAAAGDYAAQASAICRDYGYELLETYAV, encoded by the coding sequence GTGCGGATACAAGCACTGGGTCCGGTGCGGATCTGGGACGGGGCGCAGTGGGCGCCGATCACCGCGACACACCTCCGGATCGTGCTGGCCGTGCTGCTGGCCGAGCCGGGGCGGCCTGTGCCACGCGACCGGCTGGTCCACGAGATCTGGGGTGAGCGGCCGACCCGCACGGCGGCGAGCGCGGTCAACGGCTACGTCATGCGGCTGCGGCGGCTGCTGCGCGCGGGCGAGGCCGGCGAGGTGGTCAGCCGGGCGGCCGGCTACGAGCTGGTGACCGACGCGGACGCGGTCGACATCCAGATCTTCGAGCGGATGGTACGCAGCGGCCGGCGCTACGTCGCCGAGGGCCGGATGGCCGACGCGGCCCGGCAGCTCTCCGGCGCGCTGGCGCTGTGGCGGGGCGCTGCGCTGGCCGACGTGCCGCCGACGCTCACGGTCGCCGCCGAGGCCGCCCGCCTGGAACAGCTCCGGCTCGCCGCGCTGGAGGAGCGGTTCGGTGCGCAGCTGGCGATGGGCCAGCACACCGAGATCGTCGAGGACCTCGCCACCCTGGCGCGCGAGCATCCGCTGCGCGAGCGCCTCTCCCGGCACCTGATGATCGCGCTCTACCGCTGCGGCCGGCGGGCCGAGGCGTTGGAGGCCTACCGCCGCGTACGCGACGTGCTGGTCACCGAGACCGGCATCGAGCCCGGTCCGGAGCTCCGCGACCTGGAACACGCGGTGCTGACCGACGACCGCACGCTGGCCGCACCCACGGTCGCCCCGGTGACGCCGGCGCAGCTACCGGCCGCGGTGGTCGACTTCGCCGGCCGGCACGACGTGTTCGCCACCCTCGACGCGCTCGCGGCGCGACGGCCCGCCCCACCCGTCGTCATCGCCGGGCTCGCCGGCGCCGGCAAGACGGCCGCCGCCGTCCAGTGGGGACACTCCACCCGCGACCGCTTCCCCGACGGCCAGCTCTGTCTCGACCTGCGGGGCGCCTCGGCCCGGCCACCGGTCGCGCCGATGGAGGCGCTGGCGCATTTCCTGCACGCGCTGGGCGTCGCGCCCGACGAGATCCCGGGCGAGCTCGACGAGGCCGTGGGCCTCTGGCGCAGCGTGACCGCCGTGCGCCGGATCCTCGTGGTGCTCGACAACGCCGCCACGGCCGACCAGGTCCGGCCGCTGCTGCCCGGCGGTCCCGGCTGCATGGTGGTGGTGACCAGCCGCGACCAGCTGCGCGGGCTGACCGCTCGGGAGGGCGCGGTCGGGCTCGAACTGGGCGTGCTGGCGCCCGACGAGGCGGTCGAGCTGGTCGGCAAGCTGGTGCCCGGCGCCACGGAGGCGGAGGCGGCCGAACTGGCCCGGCTCTGCGGTCACCTCCCGCTGGCGGTGCGGATCGCGGCCGCCAACCTCAACGCCGGGCTGATCCCCATCGGGCACTACAACTGGCGGCTGGCGGCGGGCGACCGGCTCGACGCGCTCGGTGTGCCCGGCGACGCCACCACGGCCACGGCCACGGCCTTCGACCTGTCGTACGAGGCCCAACCGCCCGCCGCCCGCCGGCTGTTCGGGCTGCTGGGCGCCGCCCCCGGCGACACGGTCACCGTGCCGACGGCCGCGGCTGTGGCCGGTGGGTCGCCGGCCGAGGTCGAACCCCTGCTCGACACGCTGGCCCGCAACCACCTGCTCGACCAGGTGGCGCCCGGCCGCTACCGCTGGCACGACCTGGTGCGCCTCTACGCCCGTCGCCGCGGCGACGTCGCGGACCGCGACCCGGCGCTCGACCGGCTCTACGACCACTACCTGTCGACGATGGACGCCGCCGCGGATCTCCTCTACCCGCACGTGGTGCGCCTCCCGCTGCCGCCCACTGTGGACCCGACGCGCAGGGTCGCCTTCGGCGGCGCCGCCGACGCGTCGCACTGGCTCGACAGCGAGCGCGACAACATGATCGCCGCGATCATGGCGGCCGGCCCGGCGCACCGCGAGGCGGCCTGGCGCCTCACCGACCACCTGCGCTGGCACCTCGACTTCACGGCCCCGTCCGCGGAATGGCTGCCGGTCACCGAGGCGGCGCTGGCGTACGCCCGGGCCGACGACGATCCGCTCGGCCAGGCCGCCGCCCACCTGAGCCGGGCCACCGTCCTGCTGGCCCGATGCCACTACCCGCAGGCGCTCGACGACTTCCAGCGGGCGCTCGACTTCGCCCGGGACGGTGGCTGGGCCGAAGGCCAGACCTCGGCGCTGAGCAACCTGGCGCACGTCGCGTTCGAGACGGGCCAACTGGACCTGGCGGCCCGCTACAGCCTCGAGGCGCTCGACCTCGACACCCGGATCGGCCGCCTCGCCGGGCAGCTCGCCCGGTTGGCCAACCTCGGCAACATCCGGCTGCAGCAGGGGCGGTTGACTGAGGCGGTCGCGTACTGCCGGCGGGTCATCGATCTGGAGACCACGATCGGGGAGTGGCACGGCCAGGGCACGGCGCACGGGTGCCTGGGCGAGGCCTATCTGTTGCTGGGCCGGCGCGCGGAGGCGCTGACCAACCTCGAGGCCGCGCTGGCCACGCATCGGCGGGCCGGCGCCCGCAGCAACGAGGCCGACATCCTGCGCCTGCTCGCCGTCGCGCACCCCGACCCGGTCGAGGCCCAGGCGCTGGCCACCGAGGCCCTGCGCATCTGCCGCGAGGTGGGCGACCGGTGGGTGGAAGCCCACGCCCTGCTCGCCCAGGCCGAGCTCGACCTCCGGGCGGGCGACGCCGACCTCGCGATCGTCCACTTGCGACAGGTGCTCGCCCAGTCCCGCGGCGACGGCGCCCGGCACGCGGAGGCGCAGGCCCTGATTGGCCTGGCCAAAGCTCATCGGCTGCGCGGCGCGGACGCCGCGGCCGGCGACTACGCGGCGCAGGCGTCGGCGATCTGCCGCGACTACGGCTACGAGCTGCTGGAGACCTACGCGGTGTGA
- a CDS encoding phosphotransferase codes for MDELPGWLPAWCLDQLGGEPTGVLFTSRQVSTVFGLRLVGGRDVVVKARADDGRAGSCVAAQARLAEGGFPCARPLTPVVRVGALAVHAEEFRPGGAVLHGNSPDVAVRCARVFARLMVALAGVTVAPPLPNPAWVRWDHADAGTWPAIDVLDNRDQRAVPAHIVETAQRARTRLLAAASPGVLGHADFEAQNLRWRGRQLWAVHDWDSLAWQPEAALVGAASGSFASSGPPTLAPVESSDAFLTAYQDFRGRSFTAVELEIAWAASVWMAAYNAREMALCGGASAGGDALRAQAAERLRRAHA; via the coding sequence GTGGACGAGCTGCCGGGATGGTTGCCCGCCTGGTGTCTCGACCAGCTGGGCGGCGAGCCAACCGGTGTGCTGTTCACGTCGCGACAGGTCTCGACGGTGTTCGGGCTGCGCCTGGTCGGTGGCAGGGACGTCGTGGTCAAGGCGCGCGCCGATGACGGGCGGGCCGGGTCGTGTGTCGCGGCGCAGGCCCGGCTGGCCGAGGGCGGCTTTCCGTGTGCCCGGCCGCTCACGCCGGTGGTCCGGGTCGGCGCGTTGGCCGTGCACGCCGAGGAGTTCCGGCCCGGCGGCGCCGTGTTGCACGGGAACTCGCCCGACGTCGCCGTGCGCTGCGCGCGAGTGTTCGCCCGGCTGATGGTGGCGCTCGCCGGCGTGACGGTCGCGCCGCCGCTGCCGAACCCGGCCTGGGTGCGGTGGGACCACGCCGATGCGGGGACGTGGCCCGCGATCGACGTTCTCGACAACCGTGATCAGCGTGCCGTGCCCGCGCACATCGTGGAGACGGCTCAGCGGGCTCGGACGCGCCTGTTGGCGGCCGCGTCGCCGGGCGTGCTCGGCCATGCCGACTTCGAGGCGCAGAACCTGCGGTGGCGGGGTCGACAGTTGTGGGCGGTGCACGACTGGGACAGCCTGGCCTGGCAGCCGGAGGCCGCGTTGGTGGGCGCGGCGAGCGGGTCGTTCGCCAGTTCCGGGCCGCCCACGTTGGCGCCGGTCGAAAGCTCCGATGCGTTCCTGACTGCCTATCAGGACTTTCGGGGGCGCTCCTTCACGGCTGTGGAGCTGGAGATCGCCTGGGCGGCCAGCGTGTGGATGGCCGCGTACAACGCCCGGGAGATGGCGTTGTGTGGTGGTGCCTCGGCGGGCGGCGATGCGTTGCGGGCG